One part of the Bacillota bacterium genome encodes these proteins:
- a CDS encoding sulfite exporter TauE/SafE family protein, which produces MFTGQWLMTSIVVYVSATLQAITGFGFALIAVPLLLMILPPRVAVCTNMAVSLCSLLVLSWRTREHANRTILKWLVVGSLAGIPAGTYIITRCDVAIIKTLASVTTLVIGCVFLARALPARRNQVLSSREPVPLGSRWYLLAGGISGLLTTSVSMPGPPVILCLSHAGAPKQEFRATSSIYFAVVYTISILVLALSGVMTVQVLAFAASLVPVAILGNIAGDRVFSRVSQPVFEKVVPVVLVLTAVSNIIRR; this is translated from the coding sequence ATGTTTACCGGCCAGTGGCTCATGACCTCAATTGTGGTGTACGTTTCGGCTACACTCCAGGCGATTACTGGATTCGGCTTCGCACTGATAGCAGTCCCCCTGCTACTGATGATCCTGCCGCCGCGCGTTGCAGTCTGCACTAACATGGCTGTCTCATTGTGTTCTCTACTCGTCTTGTCCTGGCGGACCAGGGAACACGCCAACCGGACGATTCTGAAGTGGCTCGTGGTCGGAAGCCTTGCGGGGATTCCTGCCGGGACCTACATAATTACTCGTTGTGACGTCGCGATTATCAAGACTCTTGCGAGTGTTACTACCCTTGTAATCGGATGCGTTTTCCTCGCAAGAGCACTACCTGCCCGTCGTAACCAGGTATTATCCTCCAGGGAACCGGTACCACTGGGGTCGCGGTGGTACCTGCTGGCCGGTGGCATCTCGGGTCTGTTGACAACCAGCGTGAGTATGCCTGGACCGCCCGTGATACTCTGCCTGAGCCATGCGGGAGCCCCCAAGCAGGAGTTCCGCGCGACGTCATCCATCTATTTCGCTGTCGTGTATACGATCAGCATCCTGGTTCTTGCGTTATCCGGCGTCATGACTGTCCAGGTGCTCGCTTTTGCGGCATCCCTCGTTCCGGTGGCCATCCTGGGGAACATTGCCGGGGACCGGGTGTTCAGCCGGGTGTCTCAGCCGGTTTTCGAAAAAGTGGTGCCAGTGGTGCTGGTCCTGACTGCGGTCAGCAACATCATCAGGCGGTAG
- the sucD gene encoding succinate--CoA ligase subunit alpha, which yields MGVLIDRDTSIIIQGITGKQGSYHALQTINYGANLVAGVTPGKGGQTVHGVPVYDLVSLARESHHIDASLILVPPPQVFAAGQEAIANGIRVVVIITEHVPIHDTMRLKSLARSVGVTLVGPNTIGVISPGRSKVGIMPGSMYRPGDIAIVSRSGTLCHEIASNLAKNGVGQSTCIGIGGDLVRGLGFVDSLRMFETDDETGGIVLVDEIGGTGAEDAARLIAAGYKKPVYAFVAGTSAPPGKKMGHAGAILRDTRDSAASKKATLKEAGARVFDSIDEMVACIADRHRDRT from the coding sequence ATGGGAGTGCTGATTGACAGGGACACGAGCATCATCATACAGGGGATAACCGGCAAGCAAGGCAGTTACCACGCGCTTCAGACCATCAACTACGGCGCCAATCTCGTGGCGGGCGTGACTCCAGGCAAGGGGGGGCAGACCGTTCACGGTGTCCCGGTCTACGACCTCGTAAGCCTTGCCAGAGAATCCCACCATATCGACGCAAGTCTCATTCTCGTCCCTCCGCCCCAGGTGTTTGCGGCCGGACAGGAGGCCATAGCGAACGGCATCAGGGTGGTCGTCATCATAACGGAGCACGTCCCCATCCACGACACCATGCGCCTGAAATCGCTGGCACGAAGCGTGGGCGTGACACTGGTCGGTCCCAACACCATTGGAGTCATATCTCCCGGGCGCAGCAAGGTGGGGATCATGCCCGGGTCGATGTACCGGCCCGGCGATATCGCAATCGTGTCACGGAGTGGCACTCTGTGTCACGAGATAGCGTCCAACCTCGCAAAGAACGGCGTGGGGCAGTCCACGTGCATAGGCATAGGGGGAGACCTCGTCCGGGGGCTTGGGTTCGTGGATTCACTGCGGATGTTTGAGACCGACGATGAGACCGGTGGAATCGTGCTCGTTGACGAGATCGGTGGAACCGGGGCCGAAGATGCGGCGAGACTGATTGCCGCGGGGTACAAGAAACCCGTATATGCCTTCGTGGCTGGTACATCCGCACCTCCGGGGAAGAAGATGGGACACGCAGGCGCTATTCTCCGGGATACCCGCGACTCCGCTGCTTCAAAGAAGGCTACATTGAAGGAAGCCGGAGCCCGGGTATTCGACTCGATTGACGAGATGGTCGCCTGCATCGCCGATCGCCATAGAGACCGCACGTAG
- a CDS encoding succinate--CoA ligase, whose amino-acid sequence MDLTEVQGKRLLGSFGVKTPVGKTAASAEEAQKIAVEIGGPVVVKAQTRSGHRHKAGGVLFANTPGEALGAARSLLGSLVNGERVGEVLVEERLRVATESYAGITIDDALGVPVLICLAQGGTGVEDESRATRPVTIPLDPLNPVAWHELLRCAYGMGGRGEVLLKSAAVLEALVRLFFSVEAITAEINPLAVVAGNEVYALDAKIVLDDSASFRRAIAISPGCEQRHPLEEEAREAGLQYVQIDERGEIGVIAGGAGLAMATVDLVSLLGGKPANFLDTGGGVTAARMSLALRLVLRNPHLKGVLINVFGGINNCLEMSKGVSAVLDDGVRIPIVVKMRGHSQDEGWALLEERGVLLVKHGSTEEAIRGLFGLISRGEADYGSAD is encoded by the coding sequence ATGGATCTCACAGAAGTCCAGGGGAAAAGGCTCCTCGGGAGTTTTGGCGTTAAGACCCCCGTGGGAAAGACTGCAGCCAGTGCTGAAGAGGCCCAGAAAATTGCGGTCGAGATAGGGGGTCCCGTGGTAGTTAAAGCCCAGACACGATCGGGACACAGGCACAAGGCCGGAGGCGTGCTGTTCGCAAACACGCCTGGTGAGGCCCTAGGGGCGGCACGGTCGCTACTCGGGAGTCTCGTCAATGGAGAACGGGTCGGGGAAGTGCTTGTGGAAGAACGGCTGCGCGTCGCCACGGAATCGTACGCTGGTATCACGATTGACGATGCACTGGGGGTGCCCGTGCTGATATGCCTGGCCCAGGGTGGGACTGGCGTTGAAGACGAATCGAGGGCCACGAGGCCCGTAACGATACCCCTTGACCCACTCAACCCGGTGGCGTGGCACGAGCTGCTCCGGTGCGCGTACGGGATGGGCGGACGGGGGGAGGTCCTCTTGAAGTCTGCTGCAGTACTGGAGGCCCTGGTGAGATTGTTCTTCAGTGTCGAGGCGATCACCGCGGAGATCAACCCGCTTGCTGTCGTTGCCGGGAATGAGGTTTACGCCCTCGATGCCAAGATCGTGCTGGATGATTCCGCTTCGTTCAGGCGTGCGATAGCCATTTCTCCCGGTTGCGAGCAGCGGCATCCCCTGGAGGAAGAAGCCCGGGAAGCCGGGCTGCAGTATGTTCAGATAGACGAACGGGGCGAGATCGGCGTGATAGCCGGAGGGGCCGGCCTCGCCATGGCCACCGTCGACCTGGTCTCTCTTCTCGGCGGTAAACCGGCCAACTTCCTGGACACCGGCGGAGGGGTCACTGCCGCGAGGATGTCCCTGGCCCTGAGACTGGTCCTGCGAAACCCCCACCTCAAGGGAGTCCTCATAAACGTTTTTGGGGGAATCAACAACTGTCTCGAGATGAGCAAGGGGGTTTCGGCTGTACTGGATGATGGGGTGAGAATTCCAATCGTGGTTAAGATGCGCGGGCATTCTCAGGATGAGGGATGGGCCCTCCTTGAGGAGCGCGGAGTCTTGCTTGTCAAACACGGTAGCACTGAAGAAGCCATCAGGGGATTGTTCGGCCTTATTTCAAGAGGAGAGGCTGATTATGGGAGTGCTGATTGA
- a CDS encoding 4Fe-4S binding protein, whose product MVVSIDNMVCRGCGLCIDACRRGVLELSSERGARGFTTARVTHPDRCTGCMECELICPDMCLDVTGGQPR is encoded by the coding sequence ATGGTCGTCTCCATTGACAACATGGTCTGTAGAGGGTGCGGCCTGTGCATTGATGCCTGCAGGCGGGGCGTTCTGGAACTGTCTTCCGAGAGGGGCGCACGGGGCTTTACCACGGCGCGAGTCACGCATCCCGACAGATGTACGGGGTGCATGGAGTGCGAGTTGATCTGTCCGGACATGTGCCTTGATGTCACGGGCGGGCAGCCTCGTTGA
- a CDS encoding 2-oxoacid:ferredoxin oxidoreductase subunit beta, whose translation MLAELESLIRREAFPTIFCRGCGTGTVLNATLRSLRNLDDRFSLCLVGGIGCSGWLPTYIRKDVIHTAHGRAIPVATGLKLANPSLKVIVFTGDGDCLAIGTNHLIHAARRNIDLTVVMINNGVYAMTGGQAAPTTRLGGKTKTTARGNLERPLDGCGLAISAGATYVARWTTAHPRQISRCLVEAVEHDGFSYVEILSQCPTQAGRYLEGEDSPPVLLRIIRERTAKVEQLRDYPDETKVPLGTILHRKDVPEFAGLVIKHEKE comes from the coding sequence ATGCTGGCTGAATTGGAGAGTCTGATCAGGCGTGAGGCATTCCCCACAATATTCTGCAGGGGCTGTGGCACCGGCACCGTACTCAACGCGACTCTCAGGTCGCTCAGGAATCTCGATGACCGTTTTTCGCTATGCCTGGTTGGAGGAATCGGTTGCTCCGGCTGGCTCCCCACGTACATACGCAAAGACGTCATCCACACGGCCCACGGGCGGGCAATCCCCGTCGCGACAGGACTTAAACTGGCCAATCCCTCATTGAAGGTCATTGTGTTTACCGGCGACGGCGATTGCCTGGCAATAGGCACCAACCATCTCATCCACGCAGCAAGACGCAACATCGATCTGACGGTTGTCATGATCAACAACGGGGTCTACGCCATGACGGGCGGCCAGGCAGCACCGACCACGCGACTGGGTGGCAAGACGAAAACTACAGCCAGGGGTAACCTGGAACGGCCACTTGATGGGTGTGGTCTGGCAATCTCGGCGGGAGCAACGTATGTTGCGCGCTGGACGACGGCTCACCCTCGGCAGATTTCCCGGTGCCTGGTGGAAGCGGTGGAACACGATGGGTTCTCGTACGTTGAGATACTCTCACAATGCCCCACGCAGGCCGGACGATACCTGGAGGGTGAGGACTCTCCACCGGTCCTCCTCCGCATTATCAGGGAGAGAACGGCGAAGGTGGAGCAGTTGCGTGACTATCCGGACGAGACGAAGGTGCCGCTTGGGACCATTCTTCACCGGAAGGACGTCCCCGAGTTTGCCGGGTTAGTGATTAAACATGAGAAGGAGTAG
- a CDS encoding 2-oxoacid:acceptor oxidoreductase subunit alpha, whose product MRISVTPPRPGTWILDGNQACVEGALSAGCSFFAGYPITPASEILEMMSYRLPDSGGAFIQMEDELASINATIGAAWGGAIAMTATSGPGFSLMQEGIGYAAVTETPCVIVNVQRGGPATGQPTSASQQDVMQARYGSHGDYEIPVFAPSTTQETFDVTVRAFNTAIQYRTPVVILTDATIARTREKVRIPDQVWVEKTPRQPGPPGNPAGEVFRLFSPDDRGVPPSAVFGEGKNLLVEGQLHDEAGVRAGHLHDASAAFIHRLTRKILDNAHEFEDVQPFHTEGSSVVVLSYGSSVRPSLEAVEMAQTNGVDVGCIKIVSLWPFPDLTLKRLLKDARLIIVPEMNSGRICREVSRVVAGTAKVVSLPKIGGELHTPREILAEIDKGASSHAG is encoded by the coding sequence ATGCGCATATCTGTGACCCCCCCGAGGCCCGGGACGTGGATACTGGACGGCAACCAGGCGTGTGTGGAAGGTGCGCTCAGCGCCGGGTGCTCCTTCTTTGCAGGATACCCGATCACCCCCGCGTCGGAGATTCTGGAAATGATGTCGTATCGGCTACCTGATAGCGGCGGTGCGTTCATCCAAATGGAGGACGAGTTGGCCTCCATCAACGCGACTATCGGGGCAGCGTGGGGCGGCGCGATAGCAATGACCGCTACTTCCGGCCCCGGTTTCAGCCTGATGCAAGAAGGGATTGGGTACGCCGCCGTAACCGAAACGCCGTGCGTGATCGTGAACGTCCAGAGAGGCGGACCCGCCACCGGTCAACCCACGTCCGCGTCTCAACAAGATGTCATGCAGGCTAGGTATGGCAGCCATGGGGACTACGAGATACCCGTTTTCGCCCCTTCAACTACTCAGGAGACGTTTGATGTTACCGTGAGAGCGTTCAATACCGCCATCCAGTACCGGACCCCCGTGGTTATTCTCACCGATGCCACGATCGCGCGGACGAGGGAGAAGGTGAGGATCCCCGATCAGGTATGGGTTGAGAAGACGCCACGTCAACCTGGCCCCCCGGGAAACCCGGCCGGGGAAGTCTTCAGGCTTTTCAGCCCTGATGACAGGGGTGTGCCCCCTTCCGCCGTCTTTGGAGAAGGTAAGAACCTCCTCGTGGAAGGCCAATTGCACGACGAAGCCGGGGTCAGGGCAGGACACTTGCATGATGCAAGCGCCGCGTTCATACACCGCTTGACTCGTAAGATCCTGGATAACGCTCACGAATTTGAGGACGTTCAGCCGTTTCACACGGAAGGCTCGAGCGTCGTCGTGTTGAGCTACGGCAGTAGCGTCCGGCCATCCCTGGAAGCTGTTGAGATGGCTCAGACCAACGGGGTCGACGTGGGGTGCATCAAAATCGTCAGCCTGTGGCCATTTCCCGATTTGACGCTGAAAAGGCTGTTGAAAGACGCCAGGCTGATTATCGTCCCCGAGATGAATTCGGGAAGGATTTGCCGCGAGGTCTCACGCGTAGTGGCTGGAACGGCAAAGGTCGTATCCCTGCCGAAGATCGGGGGCGAGCTGCACACACCGCGCGAGATCCTCGCCGAAATTGATAAAGGAGCCTCGTCACATGCTGGCTGA
- a CDS encoding phosphoglycerate dehydrogenase, translated as MTTIRKAVYVVEGVRIVIPDDFPVAITGTPAFDRLKAVGAVAAYNSKASSQQELLERLKEAHTVVNIRAYTKFTSQVLESLKCTLRHIAIWGVGTDHIDLDAAKRLGITVSSTPDTASESVAEHCLALMLALARRIVENDSAIRQGGWRGPMLVECRGKTLGVIGTGYIGTAFARLGMGTGMKVIAWDPFGPDQQKAEREGFKYVDALDELLAESDVVAIHVRSGDLTRGMIGASQFARMKDGAIFLNTARGDLVDEKALVEALRSGKLLGAGLDAFVQEPLPKDSPLLELSNVVLSPHTAGITAEAVSSGLMRCVDNVADFLATGSVKHRVV; from the coding sequence TTGACCACAATCAGAAAGGCGGTGTATGTCGTGGAGGGAGTTCGCATCGTGATTCCGGACGATTTTCCGGTGGCAATAACCGGCACTCCGGCATTCGACCGGCTGAAGGCTGTGGGGGCCGTTGCGGCATATAACAGCAAGGCATCATCGCAGCAAGAACTCCTGGAAAGGCTGAAGGAAGCACATACCGTGGTGAACATCCGCGCCTACACGAAGTTCACCTCACAGGTCCTGGAAAGCCTGAAGTGCACTCTCAGGCACATCGCCATCTGGGGCGTTGGAACCGACCACATTGACCTGGACGCCGCAAAGCGCCTCGGGATAACCGTGAGCAGTACCCCTGACACGGCCTCCGAATCGGTGGCAGAGCACTGCCTGGCCCTGATGCTGGCACTCGCCAGGCGGATTGTCGAAAACGATTCCGCCATCAGACAGGGGGGATGGCGCGGGCCCATGCTGGTCGAGTGCAGGGGCAAAACCCTGGGGGTAATTGGGACCGGCTACATAGGAACCGCTTTCGCCCGGCTTGGCATGGGCACCGGCATGAAAGTCATCGCTTGGGACCCATTCGGACCCGATCAGCAGAAGGCCGAGCGCGAAGGCTTCAAGTACGTTGACGCGCTCGACGAGTTGCTGGCGGAGTCAGACGTCGTGGCCATTCACGTGAGGAGTGGCGATCTGACGCGCGGAATGATTGGCGCCAGCCAGTTCGCTCGAATGAAGGACGGCGCGATATTCCTGAATACCGCGCGAGGTGATCTCGTCGACGAAAAGGCACTGGTCGAAGCGCTACGCAGTGGTAAGCTGCTCGGGGCGGGACTCGATGCCTTTGTGCAGGAACCACTGCCCAAGGATAGCCCACTCCTCGAGCTGTCCAATGTCGTCCTATCGCCCCATACTGCGGGGATTACCGCTGAAGCAGTATCCAGTGGGCTCATGCGGTGCGTTGACAATG